The Xanthomonas sontii genomic sequence CGCAGTACTTCGTTTGCCTGTCGCGGCACGAGGGGTTCGGCCTGGCCGCGGTGGAGGCGATGAGCGCGGGGCTGCTGCCGATCCTCAGCGACATCCCGCCGTTTGCGCGCCTGCACCGCGAGTCGGGGCAGGGCGTGCTGGTCGACCCGGCCGATGCGCAGACAGCCGCGGCCACCGTTCGTGCCTTCGCCGCCGGCACCGATGCGGACTTCGCCGCGCAGCGCGCAGCGGCGATGGCCTACGCGCATCGCTACGACTGGGATCGCGTGGTCGGCGCCTATCTGGACGAATACCGCCTGGCGCTGGGCGGCGCGGAGGGCGGCCGATGAGCGGCGAAAGCCAGCGCCATGGCACGTCGCAGCAGGCCGCGCCGGCGGTCACCGTGCTGCTGTCCACCGAGCGCCCGAACGCGACCACCAATCCCTATCTGACCCAGCTCTACGCGGCGTTGCCGCCGCAGGTGCAACTGCGCTTCTTCTCGATGCGCGCGGCGCTGCTGTCGCGCTACGACGTGCTGCACCTGCACTGGCCGGAATACCTGCTGCGGCATCGCACGGCGCTCGGCACGCTGGCCAAGCAGCTCTGTGTCGCCGTTCTGTTGTTGCGCCTGCGCCTGGCCGGTATACCGCTGGTGCGCACCCTGCACAACGTGGCGCCGCACGAGGACAAGGGCTGGCGCGAACGCCTGCTGCTGCGCTGGATCGACCGCCAGACCGCGCGCTGGATCCGCATCAATGCGACCACGCCCGCACGCACGCCGGCCACCGACACCATCCTGCACGGCCATTATTGCGACTGGTACGCGCCGCTGCCGCAACCGCCGCGCGTCCCCGGACGCCTGCTGCACTTCGGGCTACTGCGCCCGTACAAGGGCGTGGAGACGCTGATCGCGACGTTCGGCGCATTGCCCGATCCCCAACTCAGCCTGCGCATCGCCGGCAATCCGATCGATGCGCAGATCCGCGGCGTGGTCGAGCGCGCCTGCGCCGAGGACCCGCGGATCAGTGCACGCCTGCAGTATGTGGAGGACGCGGTGCTCGCGCAGGAGATCGGCGAGGCCGAATTGGTGGTGCTGCCGTACCGGCAGATGCACAACTCCG encodes the following:
- a CDS encoding GDP-mannose--glycolipid 4-beta-D-mannosyltransferase; this encodes MSGESQRHGTSQQAAPAVTVLLSTERPNATTNPYLTQLYAALPPQVQLRFFSMRAALLSRYDVLHLHWPEYLLRHRTALGTLAKQLCVAVLLLRLRLAGIPLVRTLHNVAPHEDKGWRERLLLRWIDRQTARWIRINATTPARTPATDTILHGHYCDWYAPLPQPPRVPGRLLHFGLLRPYKGVETLIATFGALPDPQLSLRIAGNPIDAQIRGVVERACAEDPRISARLQYVEDAVLAQEIGEAELVVLPYRQMHNSGTLLLALSLARPVLAPWSEANAAIADEVGAQWVQLYQGELDTAQLAQALAQAQQVPADAVPDLSRRDWNGIGLQHYRSYLQALTARRGEDA